A stretch of the Chitiniphilus purpureus genome encodes the following:
- a CDS encoding ADP-ribosylglycohydrolase family protein, translated as MQNFAELHLKPETLARYGLPDISYPIPAADLKSAVLDNGGLPLAVMLHGLQQRSRDGEAEWQQAEPGMDRLAELLAPADARDVISAAGDHWWLEVGHVDLGGKLVTIQRGDALIAAITARDDGRLRVAVFRPLDAKSAEYLIGLGQVPHPEHGVCMRENNWEYALDCSAGNGNHYAAERGEAYLSYWEKGLGISWDGSDVPEWRKQLDLVARPAARVVAELGVYYTLSGHEDEEPVADAGAAEEFETPAPPAWRSKRQQKRTVQGRFLGCLLGGAVGDALGAPVEFMKRVEILRRFGPKGITQYAPAYGGMGTITDDTQMTLFTAEGLIRGWVRGCFKGITTYSGVTAHAYLRWLQTQGERPTCDIDFGTDEPGWLFQQRQLHSRRAPGNTCLSALRAMNSLGEPARNDSKGCGGVMRVAPVGLFAWRLRQYESPQDAFRLGTELAALTHGHPTGALTGGVLAVLILALTDGASLREALATAKLLLRAEPGHEETLRAIEMAEELADSGLPHEEAIDRQGQGWIAEEALAISIYCALVARNFKHGVILAVNHDGDSDSTGAIVGNLLGAMHGVKAIPAEWLEPLELRDVITELAEDLYAFKDWAIGEYSDNEELNQRIWQKYPGF; from the coding sequence ATCTCGTATCCCATCCCGGCAGCCGATCTAAAGTCAGCCGTGCTCGACAATGGGGGCCTGCCGCTGGCGGTGATGCTGCATGGCCTACAACAGCGCAGCCGGGATGGGGAGGCCGAATGGCAGCAGGCCGAACCCGGAATGGATCGACTTGCCGAGCTGTTGGCGCCCGCCGATGCCCGCGACGTCATTTCAGCGGCCGGTGACCACTGGTGGCTCGAGGTCGGGCACGTGGATCTCGGCGGCAAACTCGTCACCATCCAACGTGGCGATGCTCTGATCGCTGCTATCACCGCCCGGGACGATGGACGTTTGCGGGTGGCCGTGTTTCGCCCGTTGGACGCCAAGAGCGCGGAATACCTGATCGGGCTGGGGCAAGTGCCTCACCCTGAGCACGGTGTCTGCATGCGCGAGAACAACTGGGAGTACGCGCTCGACTGCTCTGCCGGCAACGGCAACCACTACGCCGCCGAGCGGGGCGAGGCCTACCTGTCCTACTGGGAGAAAGGTCTGGGCATCAGTTGGGACGGCTCCGATGTGCCCGAGTGGCGCAAGCAGCTGGACCTTGTCGCCCGACCCGCCGCCCGCGTAGTCGCAGAGTTGGGCGTCTACTACACATTGTCCGGCCATGAGGACGAGGAGCCTGTTGCCGATGCGGGTGCGGCGGAAGAATTCGAGACACCGGCACCTCCGGCCTGGCGCAGCAAGCGCCAGCAAAAACGCACTGTCCAGGGGCGGTTTCTGGGCTGCCTACTCGGTGGCGCAGTCGGAGATGCGCTGGGCGCACCGGTTGAGTTCATGAAGCGCGTCGAGATTCTCCGTCGCTTCGGCCCGAAGGGAATCACCCAGTACGCACCGGCTTATGGCGGCATGGGAACGATCACCGACGACACGCAGATGACCTTGTTCACCGCCGAGGGGTTGATCCGAGGCTGGGTGCGCGGCTGCTTCAAAGGCATCACGACCTATTCCGGGGTCACGGCGCACGCCTATTTGCGCTGGCTGCAAACCCAGGGCGAACGCCCGACATGCGACATCGACTTCGGCACCGATGAGCCTGGCTGGCTGTTTCAGCAGCGTCAGCTGCACAGTCGTCGCGCACCGGGCAACACCTGCCTATCGGCCCTGAGGGCAATGAACTCGCTCGGGGAGCCGGCCCGCAACGACAGCAAGGGCTGCGGCGGCGTCATGCGCGTTGCACCGGTCGGGTTGTTCGCATGGCGCTTGCGTCAGTACGAATCTCCCCAAGACGCCTTCCGGCTCGGTACCGAATTGGCTGCGCTGACCCATGGGCACCCGACCGGAGCCCTGACCGGTGGTGTGCTGGCGGTGCTGATCCTGGCGCTGACCGATGGCGCGTCGCTACGCGAGGCATTGGCCACCGCAAAACTCCTCCTGCGAGCCGAGCCCGGTCACGAAGAGACGCTGCGGGCAATCGAGATGGCTGAGGAGTTGGCCGATTCCGGTTTGCCACATGAAGAAGCCATAGACCGGCAGGGTCAGGGCTGGATCGCCGAGGAGGCTCTGGCTATTTCCATCTATTGCGCGCTGGTCGCCCGCAATTTCAAACACGGCGTGATCTTGGCCGTGAACCACGATGGCGATTCCGACTCGACCGGAGCGATCGTCGGCAACCTGCTGGGCGCGATGCACGGCGTGAAGGCGATCCCTGCCGAGTGGCTGGAGCCGCTGGAACTGCGCGACGTCATCACCGAATTGGCGGAAGACCTTTACGCATTCAAGGATTGGGCAATTGGCGAGTACAGCGACAACGAAGAGTTGAATCAGCGGATCTGGCAGAAGTACCCAGGGTTTTGA